The following proteins are co-located in the Ensifer sp. WSM1721 genome:
- a CDS encoding SDR family oxidoreductase, with protein MINYQGKKAVVIGGTHGMGLATVRRLVEGGAEVLLTGRNEDNLANVRREFGPRVHAVRSDIADLNDIAVLGAAVGQTFGTIDLLHVNAGVSELEPFDQVSEASYDRQFAVNTKGAFFTVQRLAPLIREGGAIVFTSSVADEGGHPGMSVYSASKAALVSFASVLAAELLPRGIRVNSVSPGFIDTPTKGVAGLTETERAEFKALGDSITPMKRNGTADEVARAVLFLAFEATFTTGAKLAVDGGLGQKLSTAA; from the coding sequence GTGATCAATTATCAGGGAAAGAAGGCAGTCGTTATCGGCGGTACCCACGGCATGGGCCTAGCGACGGTGCGCCGTCTCGTCGAAGGCGGTGCGGAGGTACTGCTGACCGGCCGCAACGAGGATAATCTCGCCAATGTCAGGCGGGAGTTCGGGCCACGCGTCCATGCAGTGCGCTCGGATATCGCCGATCTCAACGACATCGCCGTGCTTGGCGCCGCCGTCGGTCAAACGTTCGGCACGATCGACCTTCTGCACGTCAATGCCGGCGTATCGGAACTGGAGCCGTTCGACCAGGTGAGCGAGGCCTCCTACGATCGCCAGTTCGCCGTCAACACCAAGGGTGCCTTCTTCACTGTTCAGCGGTTGGCACCGCTGATCCGCGAGGGCGGTGCGATCGTCTTCACCTCCTCCGTCGCCGACGAGGGCGGACATCCGGGCATGAGCGTCTATAGCGCAAGCAAGGCGGCACTCGTCTCATTCGCATCCGTGCTTGCAGCCGAGCTGCTGCCGCGCGGAATCCGCGTAAACTCCGTCAGCCCCGGTTTTATCGACACGCCGACCAAGGGGGTCGCCGGTCTCACCGAGACGGAGCGCGCCGAGTTCAAGGCGCTCGGCGACAGCATCACGCCGATGAAGCGCAACGGCACGGCAGACGAAGTCGCACGCGCTGTGCTGTTCCTCGCCTTCGAGGCGACCTTCACCACTGGCGCGAAGCTCGCGGTCGATGGCGGCCTCGGACAGAAACTCTCGACGGCCGCCTGA
- a CDS encoding pyridoxal phosphate-dependent aminotransferase, translated as MAFLADALSRVKPSATIAVSQKARELKAKGRDVIGLGAGEPDFDTPDNIKKAAIDAINRGETKYTPVSGIPELREAIAKKFKRENNLDYTAAQTIVGTGGKQILFNAFMATLNPGDEVVIPAPYWVSYPEMVALCGGTPVFVSTKQENNFKLKAEDLEKAITPKTKWFVFNSPSNPSGAAYSLEELKALTDVLIKHPHVWVLTDDMYEHLTYGDFKFATPVEVEPGLYDRTLTMNGVSKAYAMTGWRIGYAAGPLQLIKAMDMIQGQQTSGATSIAQWAAVEALNGPQDFIPRNKEIFQGRRDLVVSMLNQATGISCPTPEGAFYVYPSCAGLIGKTAPSGKVIETDEDFVSELLEAEGVAVVHGSAFGLGPNFRISYATSEELLEEACRRIQRFCAACR; from the coding sequence ATGGCCTTCCTTGCCGATGCCCTTTCCCGTGTAAAGCCTTCCGCCACCATTGCCGTTTCGCAGAAAGCCCGCGAGTTGAAAGCGAAAGGTCGTGATGTCATCGGCCTTGGCGCCGGGGAGCCGGATTTCGATACGCCTGACAATATCAAGAAGGCCGCGATCGACGCGATCAACCGTGGCGAGACGAAGTACACGCCTGTCTCGGGTATCCCGGAACTGCGCGAAGCCATTGCGAAGAAGTTCAAGCGCGAGAACAATCTCGACTACACGGCGGCGCAGACGATCGTCGGCACCGGCGGAAAGCAAATCCTTTTCAACGCCTTCATGGCGACGCTCAATCCAGGCGATGAAGTCGTGATCCCGGCGCCCTACTGGGTCTCCTATCCGGAGATGGTGGCGCTCTGCGGCGGCACGCCGGTCTTCGTCTCGACCAAGCAGGAGAACAACTTCAAGCTCAAGGCAGAGGACCTCGAAAAGGCGATCACGCCGAAGACCAAGTGGTTCGTGTTCAACTCGCCGTCGAACCCCTCGGGTGCTGCCTACTCCCTTGAGGAATTGAAGGCGTTGACGGACGTGCTGATCAAGCACCCGCACGTCTGGGTGCTGACGGACGACATGTACGAGCACCTGACCTATGGCGACTTCAAGTTCGCAACGCCGGTCGAGGTCGAACCCGGCCTCTATGACCGCACGCTGACGATGAACGGGGTCTCTAAGGCCTACGCCATGACCGGCTGGCGTATCGGCTATGCGGCGGGCCCGCTCCAGCTCATCAAGGCGATGGATATGATCCAGGGCCAGCAGACCTCGGGTGCGACCTCCATTGCGCAGTGGGCCGCCGTCGAGGCACTGAACGGCCCGCAGGATTTCATCCCGCGCAACAAGGAAATCTTCCAGGGCCGGCGGGATCTCGTTGTCTCGATGCTGAATCAGGCCACGGGCATTTCCTGCCCGACCCCGGAGGGCGCCTTCTACGTCTATCCGTCCTGCGCCGGTCTCATCGGCAAGACCGCGCCTTCGGGCAAGGTGATCGAGACCGACGAGGACTTCGTCTCGGAACTTCTTGAAGCGGAAGGTGTGGCGGTGGTCCATGGCTCCGCCTTCGGCCTCGGCCCGAACTTCCGCATCTCCTACGCCACCTCCGAAGAGCTGTTGGAAGAAGCCTGCCGCCGCATTCAGCGCTTCTGCGCCGCCTGCAGGTAA
- a CDS encoding NAD(P)-dependent oxidoreductase, with the protein MSTISILGLGAMGTALAQTLLRKGHAVTVWNRTRSRVEALAAAGAEVAESPTEAIAASELTILCVVDYAAARAILAQTEDALAGRDLVNLTNGTPGDAREFGALVTAKGASYLDGGIMAIPPMIGEARALILYSGSSALFERHREALDALAESRHLGDDPGLAALYDLSLLSGMYGLFSGFLHASALVTSAGGKAGDFLPLLLPWIEAMSGTLPDLAEKIDSSAHHRNVVSNIGMQKIALENIVRASEEQGVAPDFIEPMLRLAGRRVAEGHAEDDISAVVEVIRKRKSP; encoded by the coding sequence ATGAGCACGATTTCCATCCTCGGCCTCGGCGCCATGGGTACGGCACTTGCCCAAACGCTGCTGCGCAAGGGCCATGCGGTCACCGTCTGGAACCGAACGCGCTCGCGCGTCGAGGCGCTTGCCGCCGCCGGCGCAGAAGTCGCCGAAAGCCCTACCGAAGCGATCGCGGCAAGCGAACTCACCATTCTCTGCGTCGTCGACTACGCGGCGGCGCGTGCAATACTGGCGCAAACGGAGGACGCCCTCGCCGGCCGCGACCTCGTCAATCTCACCAACGGCACGCCCGGCGACGCGAGAGAATTCGGCGCGTTGGTGACAGCAAAGGGAGCGAGCTATCTCGATGGCGGGATCATGGCGATCCCGCCGATGATAGGAGAGGCCCGCGCCTTGATCCTCTATAGCGGCTCGTCGGCCCTCTTCGAACGGCACCGGGAGGCACTCGATGCGCTTGCCGAAAGCCGCCACCTTGGAGACGATCCAGGCCTCGCAGCGCTCTACGACCTCTCGCTGCTTTCCGGAATGTATGGCCTTTTTTCCGGCTTCCTGCACGCAAGCGCCCTGGTGACGAGCGCCGGCGGCAAGGCGGGTGATTTCCTGCCGCTGCTCCTCCCGTGGATCGAGGCGATGAGCGGCACCTTGCCGGACCTTGCCGAGAAGATCGACAGCAGTGCACACCACCGCAATGTCGTCTCCAACATCGGGATGCAAAAGATTGCGCTCGAAAACATTGTCAGGGCGAGCGAGGAACAGGGCGTCGCTCCCGATTTCATCGAGCCGATGCTGCGGCTCGCGGGCCGCCGCGTCGCAGAAGGGCATGCCGAGGACGACATTTCTGCCGTCGTCGAAGTGATCCGGAAGCGGAAATCACCCTGA
- a CDS encoding PQQ-dependent sugar dehydrogenase, producing MRRPWRRKINPSNIRSAHAGAAISVAAWLLLHAASPAAAQEAREFSTQAGAVRVETLASGLEHPWAVEVMPDGALIVTERPGRLRVLRDGKLSRAIDGVPKAAATGQGGLLDVALDPQFATNRTLYLTLSARGDGGYGTVLVRAALSEDEQSLQEVKEIFRMNRFTRTGVHFGSRIAIDKDGSLFFGIGDRGESERAQDPRDHAGSILRINPDGSIPASNPYRGGTGGRAEIWSIGHRNPQGIAFDPKDGKLLTVEHGSRGGDEINNPLPGKNYGWPVITYGKDYSGAEIGEGTAKEGMEQPLYYWDPSIAPGAIAVYRGSMFPEWDGDLMVAALKYQLLARLERDENGTITGEERLFDGEYGRIRDVIVAPDGALLMVTDEANGAVLRVSKAPTQ from the coding sequence ATGCGACGCCCGTGGCGAAGAAAGATCAATCCGAGCAACATCCGATCGGCACATGCCGGAGCGGCGATTTCAGTAGCCGCTTGGCTCCTCTTACATGCCGCATCGCCTGCCGCCGCTCAGGAAGCGCGCGAGTTTTCGACGCAGGCGGGCGCCGTTCGCGTCGAGACGCTGGCGAGCGGGCTGGAACATCCCTGGGCAGTTGAGGTCATGCCGGACGGCGCCCTCATCGTCACCGAGCGGCCGGGTCGTCTGCGTGTCCTGCGGGACGGCAAGCTTTCGAGAGCGATCGACGGTGTGCCGAAGGCAGCCGCAACCGGCCAGGGCGGCCTTCTGGATGTTGCCCTTGATCCGCAATTCGCCACGAACCGCACACTTTATCTCACCCTCTCCGCTCGCGGCGACGGCGGCTACGGCACCGTCCTCGTGCGGGCAGCCCTTTCCGAAGACGAGCAAAGCCTTCAGGAGGTGAAGGAAATATTCCGGATGAACCGGTTCACCCGGACAGGTGTGCACTTCGGCTCGCGCATTGCCATCGACAAAGACGGCAGCCTGTTCTTCGGCATAGGCGACCGCGGCGAAAGCGAGCGCGCGCAGGACCCCCGCGACCACGCCGGCTCCATCCTGCGCATCAACCCCGATGGCAGCATTCCCGCCTCCAATCCCTATCGCGGCGGCACCGGAGGTCGGGCGGAGATCTGGTCCATAGGTCACCGGAATCCGCAGGGCATTGCCTTCGACCCCAAGGATGGCAAGCTTCTGACGGTCGAACACGGGTCTCGGGGCGGCGATGAAATCAATAATCCGCTACCCGGCAAGAACTACGGCTGGCCGGTGATCACCTATGGCAAGGACTACTCCGGCGCGGAGATCGGCGAAGGCACCGCCAAGGAGGGCATGGAGCAGCCGCTCTATTATTGGGATCCGTCGATCGCGCCGGGGGCAATCGCGGTCTACCGCGGCAGCATGTTTCCGGAATGGGACGGCGACCTTATGGTCGCGGCTCTGAAATACCAGTTGCTCGCCCGCCTCGAGCGCGACGAAAACGGCACCATCACCGGCGAGGAGCGCCTCTTCGACGGTGAGTATGGCCGCATCCGCGACGTGATCGTCGCCCCCGACGGCGCGCTTCTGATGGTGACCGACGAGGCGAACGGTGCCGTGCTCAGGGTCTCCAAGGCCCCAACGCAATGA